Part of the Bacteroidota bacterium genome is shown below.
CCAATCATAAACGATTTAGAAAGATCAATATTGAAATCTTTAGCAGCTTGAAAAAGCATTCTTGATTTTGGTTTTCTGCAATCACAATCTCTAACAAATTTTTTATTGTAATTTTCTGATGCTTCGGGAAAGTGGGGGCAATAGTATATTTTGTCGATTCGGGCATTCGCTTTTTTTAACTCCAAATGTAGTTTTTCGTGAATTTCAAATAAAGTTTCCTCAGTAAACAAATTCCTTGCAATCCCTGATTGGTTAGTGATTACTATTGTTAGATATTCAGAATTGTTGATTTTTTTTATTGCTTTTGCTGAA
Proteins encoded:
- the gmhB gene encoding D-glycero-beta-D-manno-heptose 1,7-bisphosphate 7-phosphatase gives rise to the protein MRQKNKAIFIDRDGVLNYEKSYIKSPEELELFPFSAKAIKKINNSEYLTIVITNQSGIARNLFTEETLFEIHEKLHLELKKANARIDKIYYCPHFPEASENYNKKFVRDCDCRKPKSRMLFQAAKDFNIDLSKSFMIGDSERDIIAGKNAGLTTILVKTGKNIQNIKQKPDFILDNLKVAVDYILSTNKS